A single Paracoccus pantotrophus DNA region contains:
- a CDS encoding GNAT family N-acetyltransferase yields the protein MTTTTALTAFTPAHLPQALRLSQQAGWPHRAEDWALTLSVSQGVVALDEGRVVGTALCSPFGPVATLNMIIVDAAMRGRGLGRALMEAIIALAGDREMRLIATTDGLPLYEKLGFRASGQIVQHQGLAVATAPERPVATGRPADIDRLADADRAASGMDRASLLRDIAAGGEILTCNAGFALLRDFGRGRVVGPVVAPDTATARALLAEAARRCEGSFLRVDLRAEQGLGGFAAMLGLAHAGGGTAMTRNPRTPAPTTQALISQALG from the coding sequence ATGACCACGACCACTGCTCTTACTGCCTTTACCCCCGCCCATCTGCCGCAGGCGCTGCGCCTGTCGCAGCAGGCCGGCTGGCCCCACCGGGCCGAGGACTGGGCGCTGACCCTGTCGGTATCCCAGGGCGTCGTGGCGCTGGACGAAGGCCGGGTGGTCGGCACCGCGCTGTGTTCGCCCTTCGGCCCGGTCGCCACGCTGAACATGATCATCGTCGATGCGGCGATGCGCGGGCGGGGCCTGGGCCGCGCACTGATGGAGGCGATCATCGCCCTGGCCGGCGACCGCGAAATGCGCCTGATCGCCACCACGGACGGGCTGCCGCTTTACGAAAAACTCGGCTTCCGGGCCAGCGGCCAGATCGTTCAGCATCAGGGCCTTGCTGTCGCAACCGCGCCGGAACGGCCCGTCGCCACCGGCCGTCCCGCCGATATCGACCGGCTCGCCGATGCCGACCGCGCCGCCAGCGGCATGGACCGCGCATCCCTTTTGCGCGACATCGCCGCCGGCGGCGAGATCCTGACCTGCAATGCCGGCTTTGCCCTGCTGCGCGATTTCGGGCGCGGCCGCGTGGTCGGGCCGGTTGTCGCCCCCGACACCGCCACTGCCCGCGCATTGCTGGCCGAGGCCGCGCGCCGCTGCGAAGGCAGCTTCCTGCGTGTCGACCTGCGCGCGGAACAGGGCCTTGGCGGCTTCGCGGCGATGCTGGGCCTTGCCCATGCCGGCGGTGGCACCGCCATGACCCGCAATCCGCGCACCCCCGCACCCACGACCCAGGCCCTGATCTCGCAAGCCCTGGGCTGA
- a CDS encoding aminotransferase class III-fold pyridoxal phosphate-dependent enzyme, with the protein MPYDWQHKISSHDLYRHPAARDPQAVTEASVAELRAKIESLGPDRVAAFYVEPIQGSGGVLVPPKGWIRAMRDLCAEYGVLFVADEVITGFGRTGPLFACEDEGIVPDLMTTAKGLTSGYVPMGAVFMRDHVYETIADGAGAKAVGHGFTYSAHPVSAAVALEVLALYEGGLLENGRRAGARLQAGLESLRDHPLVGDVRGRGMLAAVELVVDKEARTPLPPEVQPATRLFDRAWEQGLIVRSFAQGIFGYAPPLCCTEDQIDQIVARTRKVLDLTLEDPEIRAVLR; encoded by the coding sequence GTGCCCTATGACTGGCAGCACAAGATTTCGTCGCATGACCTGTATCGCCACCCGGCGGCCCGCGATCCGCAGGCCGTGACCGAGGCCTCGGTCGCGGAACTGCGGGCGAAGATCGAATCGCTCGGCCCCGACCGCGTTGCCGCCTTCTATGTCGAGCCGATCCAGGGCTCGGGCGGCGTGCTGGTGCCGCCCAAGGGCTGGATCAGGGCGATGCGCGATCTGTGTGCCGAATACGGCGTGCTGTTCGTCGCCGACGAGGTGATCACCGGCTTTGGCCGCACCGGCCCGCTATTCGCCTGCGAGGACGAGGGCATCGTTCCCGACCTGATGACCACGGCCAAGGGGCTGACCTCGGGCTATGTGCCGATGGGCGCGGTCTTCATGCGCGACCATGTCTATGAGACCATCGCCGACGGTGCGGGGGCCAAGGCCGTGGGCCATGGCTTCACCTATTCCGCGCATCCGGTCAGCGCCGCCGTGGCGCTGGAGGTGCTGGCGCTCTACGAAGGCGGGTTGCTGGAAAACGGCCGCCGTGCGGGCGCGCGGTTGCAGGCCGGGCTGGAAAGCCTGCGCGATCATCCGCTGGTGGGCGATGTGCGGGGCAGGGGGATGCTGGCGGCGGTCGAGCTGGTCGTGGACAAGGAGGCCAGGACTCCCCTGCCGCCCGAGGTCCAGCCCGCCACGCGGCTGTTCGACCGGGCCTGGGAACAGGGGCTGATCGTGCGGTCCTTTGCGCAAGGCATCTTCGGCTATGCGCCGCCCCTGTGCTGCACCGAGGACCAGATCGACCAGATCGTCGCCCGCACACGCAAGGTGCTGGATCTGACGCTGGAAGACCCGGAAATCCGCGCGGTCCTGCGCTGA
- a CDS encoding haloacid dehalogenase type II, with amino-acid sequence MALRPKFITFDCHGTMIFFDMAGAARDHYGAQLSGPQMEKFIANFAAYRLDEVLGAWKPYAEVVHNALERTCKRNGIAFDPAVAEDIYNRVPTWGPNLDVPAGLSRIAGKIPLVALTNSMNDQIPHNIAKLGAPIDHVFTAESAGAYKPQMRAFEYMFDQLGCGPEDVLHVSSSFRYDLMTAHDLGIRNKVWVNRGHEPANPHYGYTEVRDISGLAEVVGL; translated from the coding sequence ATGGCGCTGCGCCCGAAATTCATTACCTTCGACTGCCACGGCACGATGATCTTCTTCGACATGGCGGGCGCCGCGCGCGACCATTACGGCGCGCAGCTCAGCGGCCCGCAGATGGAGAAATTCATCGCCAATTTCGCGGCCTACCGCCTGGACGAGGTGCTGGGCGCCTGGAAACCCTATGCCGAGGTCGTCCACAACGCGCTGGAACGCACCTGCAAGCGCAACGGCATCGCCTTCGATCCCGCGGTGGCGGAGGATATCTATAACCGCGTGCCGACCTGGGGACCGAACCTCGACGTGCCCGCGGGGCTTAGCCGCATTGCCGGGAAGATCCCGCTGGTCGCGCTGACCAATTCGATGAACGACCAGATCCCGCATAACATCGCCAAGCTGGGCGCGCCCATCGACCATGTCTTCACCGCCGAAAGCGCGGGCGCCTACAAGCCGCAGATGCGGGCCTTCGAATACATGTTCGACCAGCTTGGCTGCGGCCCCGAGGACGTGCTGCATGTGTCGTCGTCGTTCCGCTATGACCTGATGACCGCGCATGACCTGGGGATCCGCAACAAGGTCTGGGTCAATCGCGGCCATGAGCCGGCCAATCCCCATTACGGCTATACCGAGGTCCGGGACATCTCGGGCCTGGCCGAGGTGGTGGGGCTGTGA
- a CDS encoding aminotransferase class III-fold pyridoxal phosphate-dependent enzyme, with translation MLSNSLAELDRRHLIHPVSSFRGHEQRGVRILTGGQGATVTDSEGRTLIDGFAGLWCVNAGYGHESIVEAAAEQMRKLPYATGYFDLGAEAPIRLAAALAERAPGDLNHVYFTLGGSDAVDSTIRFIRYYWHAKGQPGRDQFISVANGYHGSTTMGRG, from the coding sequence ATGCTGAGCAATTCCCTGGCCGAGCTTGACCGCCGGCACCTGATCCACCCGGTTTCGTCCTTTCGCGGGCATGAACAGCGCGGCGTGCGCATCCTGACCGGCGGGCAGGGCGCGACCGTCACCGATAGCGAGGGGCGCACCCTGATCGACGGCTTCGCGGGCCTGTGGTGCGTGAACGCGGGCTATGGCCACGAAAGCATCGTCGAGGCCGCCGCCGAGCAGATGCGCAAGCTGCCCTATGCCACCGGCTATTTCGACCTGGGCGCCGAGGCGCCGATCCGCCTGGCCGCCGCCCTGGCCGAACGCGCCCCGGGCGATCTGAACCACGTCTATTTCACGCTGGGCGGATCGGACGCGGTGGACAGCACCATCCGCTTCATCCGCTATTACTGGCACGCCAAGGGCCAGCCGGGGCGCGACCAGTTCATCTCGGTCGCCAACGGCTATCATGGGTCCACGACCATGGGGCGGGGCTGA
- a CDS encoding cupin domain-containing protein, translating to MTLLTPIDIAPAFAPREDVAAPEKLIEGAPAFKTWALDEVPLGNWSKIRTGIWEATPGTTRSAKGEALEFCHILSGVVDLTEEGGETRRFTAGDSFLMKPGFKGTWKTIETVRKIYVFAD from the coding sequence ATGACCCTGCTGACCCCCATCGACATCGCCCCGGCCTTTGCCCCGCGCGAAGACGTGGCCGCCCCTGAGAAACTGATCGAGGGCGCCCCCGCCTTCAAGACCTGGGCGCTGGACGAGGTGCCCCTGGGCAACTGGTCGAAGATCCGCACCGGCATCTGGGAAGCGACGCCCGGCACCACGCGTTCCGCCAAGGGCGAGGCGCTGGAATTCTGCCATATCCTCTCCGGGGTGGTCGATCTGACCGAGGAAGGCGGCGAGACGCGCCGCTTTACCGCGGGCGACAGCTTCCTGATGAAGCCCGGTTTCAAGGGCACCTGGAAAACCATCGAAACCGTGCGCAAGATCTATGTCTTCGCCGACTGA
- the argE gene encoding acetylornithine deacetylase, translating to MSSPTDLLARLVGFPSVVGGPNGDIIGFVADYLRGHGIEPALVPGPEGDRWNLFASIGDASRPGYVLSGHLDVVPAGEPDWRADPFVLRRDGDRLIGRGACDMKGFVAAALAMVPELVAMPLSAPVHIALSYDEEAGCRGVPHLLAALPGLCAPPLGAIIGEPSGLVPVLAHKGKAALRLVATGVAGHSSRPDLGANAIHALLPALSAAAAQAVALQSGPQDPRFAPPWSSLQIGTVAGGQAVNIIPDRAEAQIEARAIHGVDPRAILEPVVAAAAGLAVDWLSSYPALALDGDHPLARLLAELTGATPLGAVSYGTEAGLYQQAGIPAIICGPGDIARAHRPEEYLTMAELQDACALIRRLGRRLCL from the coding sequence ATGTCTTCGCCGACTGATCTTCTGGCCCGGCTGGTCGGGTTTCCCAGCGTCGTGGGCGGCCCGAACGGCGACATCATCGGCTTCGTGGCGGATTACCTGCGCGGGCATGGAATCGAGCCGGCGCTGGTCCCCGGACCCGAGGGCGACCGCTGGAACCTGTTCGCCAGCATCGGCGATGCCTCGCGCCCCGGCTATGTCCTGTCGGGCCATCTCGACGTGGTTCCGGCGGGCGAACCGGATTGGCGGGCCGATCCCTTCGTCTTGCGCCGCGACGGCGACCGGCTGATCGGGCGCGGGGCCTGCGACATGAAGGGCTTTGTCGCCGCCGCCCTGGCGATGGTGCCCGAACTGGTCGCGATGCCGCTGTCCGCGCCGGTCCATATCGCGCTTTCCTATGACGAGGAGGCGGGTTGCCGGGGCGTGCCGCATCTGCTGGCGGCCCTGCCCGGGCTTTGCGCGCCGCCTCTGGGGGCGATCATCGGCGAGCCGTCCGGCCTGGTGCCGGTGCTGGCGCACAAGGGCAAGGCGGCGCTGCGGCTGGTGGCGACGGGGGTGGCGGGGCATTCCTCGCGCCCCGACCTGGGCGCGAACGCGATCCACGCGCTGCTGCCGGCGCTGAGTGCCGCCGCGGCGCAGGCCGTGGCGCTGCAATCCGGGCCGCAGGATCCGCGCTTCGCGCCGCCCTGGTCCAGCCTGCAGATCGGCACCGTCGCGGGCGGGCAGGCTGTCAACATCATCCCCGACCGCGCCGAGGCGCAGATCGAGGCCCGCGCGATCCACGGCGTCGATCCCCGGGCGATCCTGGAGCCGGTGGTCGCGGCGGCAGCGGGGCTGGCCGTGGACTGGCTGTCCTCTTATCCGGCGCTTGCGCTTGACGGCGATCACCCGCTGGCGCGGCTGTTGGCCGAGCTGACGGGCGCGACGCCCCTGGGCGCGGTCAGCTATGGCACCGAGGCCGGGCTTTACCAGCAGGCCGGGATCCCCGCGATCATCTGCGGCCCCGGCGACATCGCCCGCGCGCACCGCCCCGAGGAATACCTGACGATGGCCGAATTGCAGGACGCCTGCGCCCTGATCCGTCGCCTGGGGCGGCGGCTCTGCCTGTGA
- a CDS encoding DNA methyltransferase: MKGEGEVTPQSDFLKIMPMHGKTTGVVLDPFAGSGTMLVAAQRLGWDGIGIEIDEVHAETARMRIAKAQGAGEP; the protein is encoded by the coding sequence ATGAAGGGAGAAGGGGAAGTCACGCCTCAGTCCGACTTTCTGAAAATAATGCCTATGCACGGCAAAACGACGGGTGTTGTGCTGGATCCCTTCGCCGGGTCAGGCACCATGCTGGTGGCGGCCCAAAGGCTCGGCTGGGACGGGATCGGCATCGAGATCGATGAAGTACATGCCGAAACCGCAAGGATGCGTATCGCCAAAGCACAGGGAGCAGGCGAACCCTGA
- a CDS encoding porin, whose amino-acid sequence MKFFSMIAMTAALAPCAALADVSLSGFGRFGLTYSEAKKQGGENGTFLQSRLRLEIDASVETDIGLKFGAKTWVQGDHNSPSWGFSPANFYVEYENWSLEIGNVLPAFDGALLLKQTRLGVHAVSVGGDPLGDFFILAYRGYGRLPDRTGVALNYGTRNFDVKLSVVDPDQIGSGMGGDLTREVSASVFYRLNDWEFSAATAQSGAGVRDNNLYFVGTRYKVNDDLRIGLNINDNGFAELGTSYALYGDYKFNRFTLGSYVVYNDGDWAEKVTDSSYGVALRYDLGPSIFLAASVQRDYERMTLADMGVRFDF is encoded by the coding sequence ATGAAGTTTTTCAGCATGATTGCAATGACGGCCGCGCTTGCGCCTTGTGCGGCCTTGGCCGATGTGAGCTTGTCCGGCTTTGGCCGATTTGGTCTGACCTATTCGGAGGCGAAGAAACAGGGCGGAGAGAACGGCACGTTCCTCCAGAGTCGATTGCGGCTGGAGATCGATGCATCCGTCGAGACCGATATCGGCTTGAAATTTGGCGCAAAAACCTGGGTTCAGGGCGATCACAACAGCCCTTCCTGGGGCTTCAGTCCCGCGAATTTCTATGTCGAGTATGAAAACTGGTCGCTTGAGATCGGCAATGTGCTTCCGGCTTTCGATGGAGCTTTATTGCTGAAACAGACGCGGCTGGGGGTTCATGCTGTTTCCGTCGGCGGGGATCCGTTGGGGGATTTCTTCATTCTGGCCTATCGCGGATATGGCCGCCTTCCTGATCGGACCGGGGTGGCCTTGAATTATGGCACGCGCAACTTCGACGTGAAGCTGTCCGTGGTGGACCCGGATCAGATCGGCAGCGGCATGGGAGGGGATCTGACCCGAGAGGTTTCCGCCTCGGTTTTCTATCGTCTAAACGACTGGGAGTTTTCTGCTGCAACGGCGCAGAGCGGGGCCGGGGTCAGGGATAACAATCTTTATTTCGTGGGAACGCGTTACAAGGTCAACGATGACCTTCGCATCGGCCTGAACATCAATGACAACGGTTTTGCCGAACTGGGAACGTCTTACGCCCTGTATGGCGACTACAAGTTTAACCGATTTACGTTGGGTTCCTATGTCGTGTATAATGACGGTGATTGGGCGGAAAAGGTGACCGACAGCTCTTATGGTGTCGCCCTCAGATATGATCTGGGTCCAAGTATCTTTCTTGCGGCCTCAGTTCAGCGCGATTACGAGCGCATGACCCTTGCCGATATGGGTGTGCGGTTCGACTTCTGA
- a CDS encoding NAD(P)/FAD-dependent oxidoreductase, with the protein MTKYASYWHDGVPPFAGAEAGPIEGRFDVAVIGGGFTGLNAARSLAKAGVRVALLEAEHVGWGASGRNGGHLNNGIAHGYADAKAHLGAERAHALYRAYDRSIDMIEQIVAEEGIACDFRRSGKLKLASKPSHVAGLRANFDLIHAEVDPDTRWLDRDQVRSEVGSDSFHGGMLYEKSAMIHMGRYAQGLATAAHRHGARIWQGAPVTGRTRLADGWQLQTPRGSLAAGRVIAATGAYGTTAPLRHFRRRIISVGSFIIATRPLSDAEVAATLPGDRTCVTSMNIGNYFRLSPDRRLIFGGRARFSARSDQTSDAKSGTILRRSMAAIFPHLADIPIDYCWGGLVDMTKDRFPRAGEVDGMIYGMGYSGHGAQMSTLVGQVLADIALGRRGTNPLEGLAWPAIPAHSGKPWFLPLVGLWFGLKDRLS; encoded by the coding sequence GTGACGAAATACGCATCCTATTGGCATGATGGCGTGCCCCCCTTTGCGGGCGCCGAGGCCGGCCCGATCGAGGGGCGCTTCGACGTGGCCGTGATCGGCGGCGGCTTCACCGGGCTGAACGCCGCCCGCAGCCTGGCGAAAGCCGGGGTGCGCGTGGCGCTGCTGGAGGCCGAGCATGTCGGCTGGGGCGCGTCGGGCCGCAATGGCGGGCATCTGAACAACGGCATCGCCCATGGCTATGCCGATGCCAAGGCGCATCTGGGGGCAGAGCGCGCCCATGCCCTGTATCGCGCCTATGACCGGTCCATCGACATGATCGAGCAGATCGTGGCCGAGGAAGGCATCGCCTGCGATTTCCGCCGGTCCGGCAAGCTGAAGCTGGCCTCCAAGCCCAGCCATGTCGCGGGGCTGCGCGCGAATTTCGACCTGATCCATGCCGAGGTCGATCCCGACACCCGCTGGCTGGACCGCGACCAGGTGCGAAGCGAGGTCGGGTCCGACAGCTTCCACGGCGGGATGCTGTATGAAAAATCCGCGATGATCCACATGGGCCGCTATGCCCAGGGGCTTGCCACGGCGGCGCATCGCCATGGCGCGCGGATCTGGCAAGGCGCGCCCGTGACCGGCCGGACAAGGCTGGCCGATGGCTGGCAGCTGCAGACCCCGCGCGGCAGCCTGGCCGCGGGCCGGGTGATCGCGGCGACCGGCGCCTATGGTACGACGGCGCCCTTGCGGCACTTCCGGCGACGCATCATCTCGGTCGGGTCGTTCATCATCGCCACGCGGCCCCTGTCGGATGCCGAGGTCGCCGCCACCCTGCCCGGCGACCGGACCTGCGTGACCTCGATGAACATCGGCAACTATTTCCGCCTGTCGCCCGACCGGCGGCTGATTTTCGGCGGACGGGCACGGTTCTCGGCCCGGTCGGACCAGACCTCGGACGCGAAATCTGGGACGATCCTGCGCCGGTCCATGGCCGCGATCTTTCCGCATCTGGCGGATATTCCCATCGATTATTGCTGGGGCGGGCTGGTGGACATGACCAAGGACCGCTTCCCCCGCGCCGGAGAAGTGGACGGCATGATCTATGGCATGGGCTATTCCGGCCATGGCGCGCAGATGTCCACGCTGGTCGGGCAGGTCCTGGCGGACATCGCCCTGGGCCGGCGCGGCACGAACCCGCTGGAGGGCCTCGCCTGGCCCGCGATCCCGGCGCATAGCGGCAAGCCCTGGTTCCTGCCGCTGGTGGGGTTGTGGTTCGGGCTGAAGGACCGGCTGTCCTGA
- a CDS encoding GNAT family N-acetyltransferase, with translation MGQNEAGLAAGDRDLLPHLRIDAYDASAKPLRMAQRQLLHELTVGVLWPHRPRDLDLFLSLGQGYLAVDEIGRPLGSAMYFPTGDDFAMLGMMVTVPRLQARGAGKWLLQRVMADCAGRDLRLSATHSGYRLYAAAGFRPVGIIRQQQGMARDIGPVDAPGILVRDLRAEDDASLRALDANAYGAKRTRVLDALLPLSTGTVALRGGAVCGFALQRDFGKGTVIGPVVAEGDAMAQALIAPLIRANAGRFTRLDTPVDSDGFLSFLTDAGLVAFDTVTEMCIGPHRRAAEGAVTYGLASHSLG, from the coding sequence ATGGGTCAGAACGAAGCGGGTTTGGCGGCAGGCGATCGCGACCTCCTGCCGCATTTGCGCATCGACGCCTATGATGCCAGCGCCAAGCCCTTGCGCATGGCGCAGCGGCAGTTGCTGCACGAGTTGACGGTGGGGGTGCTGTGGCCGCATCGTCCCCGCGACCTGGATCTGTTCCTGTCGCTGGGGCAGGGCTACCTGGCGGTCGATGAGATCGGCCGTCCCCTTGGGTCGGCCATGTATTTCCCGACGGGCGACGATTTCGCCATGCTGGGGATGATGGTCACGGTGCCGCGGTTGCAGGCGCGGGGGGCGGGCAAGTGGCTGCTGCAGCGGGTGATGGCCGATTGCGCGGGCCGGGATCTGCGGCTCAGCGCGACGCATTCGGGGTATCGCCTTTATGCGGCGGCGGGGTTCCGGCCGGTGGGCATCATCCGCCAGCAGCAGGGCATGGCGCGGGATATCGGGCCCGTTGACGCGCCCGGCATCCTGGTCCGCGATCTGCGGGCAGAGGATGATGCGAGCCTTCGGGCCCTGGACGCGAACGCCTATGGCGCAAAGCGAACGCGGGTTCTGGACGCGCTGCTGCCCCTGTCGACCGGCACGGTTGCGCTGCGTGGCGGTGCCGTTTGCGGCTTTGCGCTGCAGCGCGATTTCGGCAAGGGCACGGTGATCGGTCCCGTCGTGGCCGAGGGGGACGCCATGGCACAGGCCCTGATCGCCCCGCTGATCCGGGCAAATGCCGGCCGTTTCACGCGCCTCGACACGCCGGTGGACAGCGACGGCTTCCTGTCCTTCCTGACCGATGCCGGGCTGGTGGCTTTCGACACGGTTACGGAAATGTGCATCGGCCCCCACCGCCGCGCCGCGGAAGGGGCGGTCACCTACGGCCTGGCATCGCATTCGCTGGGATAG